The following are from one region of the Ochotona princeps isolate mOchPri1 chromosome 15, mOchPri1.hap1, whole genome shotgun sequence genome:
- the TSPO gene encoding translocator protein has product MAPPWVPAVGFTLVPSLGGFMASHFVRGEGLRWHASLQKPSWHPPRWTLAPIWGTLYSAMGYGSYLVWRELGGFTEEAVVPLGLYAGQLALNWAWPPIFFGARQMGWALVDLLLVSGAATATAVAWHRVSPPAARLLYPYVAWLAFATALNYCIWRDNPGRRGDRRLAE; this is encoded by the exons ATGGCGCCACCCTGGGTGCCTGCTGTGGGCTTCACGCTTGTGCCCAGCTTGGGGGGCTTCATGGCCTCCCATTTCGTCCGCGGCGAGGGTCTGCGCTGGCATGCCTCCCTGCAGAAGCCCTCCTGGCACCCACCTCGCTGGACACTGGCCCCCATCTGGGGCACACTCTACTCGGCCATGGG GTACGGCTCCTACCTGGTGTGGAGAGAGCTGGGGGGCTTCACAGAAGAGGCGGTAGTCCCTCTAGGTCTCTATGCTGGGCAGCTGGCCCTGAACTGGGCGTGGCCCCCCATCTTCTTTGGGGCCCGACAGATGGGTTGG GCCCTGGTGGACCTCCTGCTGGTCAGCGGGGCAGCAACGGCCACGGCTGTGGCCTGGCATCGTGTGAGCCCACCGGCTGCCCGGCTGCTGTACCCTTACGTGGCCTGGCTGGCTTTTGCCACCGCACTCAACTACTGCATATGGCGTGACAATCCTGGCCGGCGTGGGGACCGGCGCCTCGCAGAATGA